A window of the Echeneis naucrates chromosome 3, fEcheNa1.1, whole genome shotgun sequence genome harbors these coding sequences:
- the nedd4a gene encoding E3 ubiquitin-protein ligase NEDD4-like encodes MAVLSPQIRGLQTDEDDSRILKVKVIAGIGLAKKDILGASDPYTRLSLYDPINGEITSLQTKTIKKTLDPKWNEEFFFRVNPGKHRLLLEVFDENRLTRDDFLGQVDVPLNQIPTENPNTERPYTFKDFLLHPRSHKSRVKGHLRLKMTYLPNSIGSEEETAEQTEDTDPGWEHLESQDMSGLRQSQVLPPLPSGWEERQDNLGRIYFVNHESRTTQWQRPTMQDSNLEMQRRQNNNTDAEHAFITRRQISDPDENTAQESSESWEIITEDDPTLYHGSNQLISPTSHIPVEFHSFCGDLSDMHVSGTTAGEQHASQIDHGSNSSRSSLRGRAQTSGGEEHPVNPVLFPTSAGLPPGWEEKRDNKGRRYYVNHLSQVTTWTRPIIQTASPAAQRGASLSQSPTPLQSIMSPEVSPQHTPSPEATSGFLPAGWEVRSAPNGRPFFIDHNTKTTTWEDPRLKIPVQMRRRPSLDPTDLGPLPPGWEERVHTDGRIFYIDHNTRTTQWDDPRLQNSAITGPAVPYSRDYKQKYDYFRKKLKKPADIPNRFEMKMRRNTVFEDSYRRILAVKRADLLKARLWVEFEGEKGLDYGGLAREWFFLMSKEMFNPYYGLFEYSATDNYTLQINPNSGLCNEDHLSYFKFIGRVAGMAVYHGKLLDAFFIRPFYKMMLQKPIILQDMESVDSEYFNSLKWILENDPTDLDLRFTIDEELFGQTHQHELKPGGADIVVTNENKKEYIHLVMQWRFVNRIQKQMTAFKEGFFELIPQDLIKIFDENELELLMCGLGDVDVNDWRENTKYKNGYSANHAVIQWFWKTVLVMDAEKRIRLLQFVTGTSRVPMNGFAELYGSNGPQLFTIEQWGTRDKLPRAHTCFNRLDLPPYESFEELREKLHIAIENAQGFDGVD; translated from the exons ATGGCTGTACTTTCTCCGCAGATCCGAGGACTTCAGACGGACGAG gatGACTCAAGAATCCTAAAAGTGAAAGTCATTGCTGGAATAGGATTGGCCAAAAAGGATATTCTTGGAGCCAG TGATCCATATACAAGACTGTCCCTCTATGACCCCATCAATGGAGAAATCACAAGTCTCCagactaaaacaataaaaaag ACACTGGACCCAAAATGGAATGAAGAATTCTTTTTCAGA GTTAATCCTGGGAAGCACCGTCTTCTCTTGGAGGTGTTTGATGAGAACCGCCTG aCACGTGATGACTTCCTGGGACAGGTGGATGTGCCCTTAAATCAGATACCA aCAGAAAATCCTAACACAGAAAGGCCATACACATTCAAGGATTTTCTGCTTCACCCACGAAG CCACAAGTCCAGAGTCAAAGGTCATCTGCGTCTCAAAATGACATACCTGCCAAATAGCATTGGCTCTGAGGAAGAAACAGCAGAACAGACCGAGGATACGGAT CCTGGTTGGGAGCATCTGGAGTCTCAGGACATGTCAGGGCTCAGGCAAAGCCAGGTGCTGCCCCCTCTGCCATCGGGCTGGGAGGAGCGTCAGGACAACCTGGGAAGAATCTACTTCGTCAATCATGAGAGCAGAACCACACAGTGGCAACGGCCCACAATGCA GGACAGCAATTTGGAGATGCAAAGAAGACAGAACAATAACACAGATGCGGAGCACGCATTTATTACACGCAGACAGATCTCAGACCcagatgaaaacacagcacaagAGTCTTCTGAG AGCTGGGAGATCATTACAGAGGATGACCCCACATTGTACCACGGCAGTAACCAGTTAATTTCACCAACATCCCACATACCTGTCGAGTTCCACTCCTTCTGTGGTGACCTGAGTGACATGCACGTTTCAGGGACTACAGCTGGCGAGCAGCACGCCTCCCAGATT GATCATGGTAGTAATTCAAGCCGTTCCAGTCTAAGAGGAAGGGCGCAGACTTCAGGTGGAGAGGAACATCCTGTTAATCCTGTG CTGTTTCCAACCTCAGCTGGGCTGCCTCCAGGGTGGGAAGAGAAGCGGGATAATAAAGGAAGACGCTACTATGTCAACCACTTAAGTCAAGTCACGACATGGACCCGACCCATCATTCAG ACAGCGTCACCAGCAGCACAGAGGGGTGCAAGTTTATCCCAAAGCCCCACACCATTGCAATCAATCATGTCCCCAGAGGTGTCTCCTCAGCACACCCCAAGTCCCGAAGCCACATCAGGCTTCTTGCCAGCTGGTTGGGAGGTTCGCAGCGCCCCCAATGGAAGACCCTTTTTCATTGACCACAACACAAAGACGACTACCTGG GAAGATCCCAGGCTAAAGATTCCTGTACAGATGAGGAGGAGACCCTCGCTTGACCCCACTGATCTTGGACCTCTGCCA CCTGGTTGGGAGGAAAGAGTCCACACTGATGGGAGGATATTCTACATAGATCACA acACCAGGACCACACAATGGGATGACCCCAGATTACAGAACTCGGCTATAACTGGACCA gCTGTGCCTTATTCCAGAGATTATAAACAGAAGTATGACTACTTTCGGAAGAAGCTAAAGAAACCA GCTGACATCCCAAACCGCTTTGAGATGAAGATGAGGCGAAACACGGTGTTTGAAGATTCATACCGACGCATCCTCGCAGTTAAGAGGGCAGACCTGCTGAAGGCACGTTTGTGGGTGGAgtttgagggagaaaaaggacTGGACTATGGTGGCCTTGCAAGGGAATGGTTTTTCCTCATGTCCAAGGAGATGTTCAACCCGTACTATGGACTGTTTGAATACTCTGCTAC GGACAACTACACACTGCAGATTAACCCTAACTCAGGTTTATGCAATGAAGACCATCTGTCCTACTTCAAGTTCATTGGTCGTGTAGCAGGCATGGCTGTTTATCATGGAAAGCTGCTTGATG CTTTCTTCATTCGGCCTTTTTACAAGATGATGCTACAGAAGCCAATTATCCTCCAGGACATGGAGTCTGTT GACAGTGAATATTTCAACTCCTTGAAGTGGATTTTGGAGAACGATCCAACAGACTTAGATCTGAGATTCACCATTGATGAAGAGCTGTTTGGACAG actcATCAGCATGAACTGAAGCCGGGTGGTGCTGACATTGTTGTCACTaatgaaaacaagaaggaaTACATCCA TTTAGTGATGCAATGGAGGTTCGTGAACCGGATACAGAAGCAGATGACTGCTTTCAAGGAG GGGTTCTTTGAGTTGATACCACAAGATCTGATCAAGATTTTTGATGAGAATGAGCTGGAG CTGCTCATGTGTGGTCTTGGAGATGTGGATGTCAATGACTGGAGAGAGAATACCAAGTACAAGAATGGCTACAGTGCCAATCATGCAGTTATCCAGTGGTTTTGGAAA ACTGTGTTGGTCATGGATGCAGAAAAGCGAATCCGGCTCTTACAGTTTGTGACAGGAACTTCCAGGGTGCCAATGAATGGCTTTGCTGAACTCTATG GGTCTAACGGACCTCAGCTGTTCACCATCGAACAGTGGGGAACACGTGATAAACTCCCCCGAGCCCACACATG CTTCAACCGGCTGGACCTTCCTCCTTATGAGTCTTTTGAGGAACTGAGAGAGAAACTTCACATCGCCATTGAGAATGCACAAGGCTTTGACGGGGTGGATTAA